A genome region from Triticum aestivum cultivar Chinese Spring chromosome 2B, IWGSC CS RefSeq v2.1, whole genome shotgun sequence includes the following:
- the LOC123039574 gene encoding mitochondrial metalloendopeptidase OMA1, whose translation MAHAWSLPAVVSRSRPRWYTNLWKVAAAVVVLPYAAKFSIFAAISQKETVPYTNQAHRVLLTSSEQREFGDEDFNDWKEKRDKYILSPSDPRTVLVRRIASDIIHGVRRLFPNNGIHDDDVKQGKVVVRPQTGHLTDLNWEVMVVENNKVRAFSLKGGKIVIHTGYLKHLKTDAEIATVIGHEAAHVVARHSMELLRSIPFYKLMPFSRRAELEADHIGLMIMAAAGLNPRVAPEFRKKIGEIIGDTKLMDYIGTHPSFQTRSRLLSRKEVMEEAFELYKQEHIDV comes from the exons ATGGCCCACGCGTGGTCACTGCCGGCAGTCGTCTCACGGAGCCGACCGCGGTGGTACACGAACCTGTGGAAGGTGGCCGCCGCGGTGGTTGTCCTGCCCTACGCTGCCAAGTTCAGTATTTTTGCCGCGATAAGCCAAAAAGAGACTGTGCCCTACACCAACCAGGCCCATCGTGTCCTCCTGACCTCGTCGGAGCAGCGCGAGTTTGGCGATGAAGACTTCAACGATTGGAAGGAGAAGCGCGACAAATACATCCTTAGCCCGTCTGACCCGAGGACTGTTCTCGTCCGCCGCATCGCCTCAGACATCATCCACGGAGTCCGCCGCCTCTTCCCCAACAACGGCATCCATGACGATGATGTTAAGCAGGGGAAGGTGGTCGTGCGGCCACAGACGGGGCATCTCACTGACCTTAACTGGGAGGTGATGGTTGTCGAAAATAACAAAGTAAGGGCTTTCAGCTTGAAGGGCGGGAAGATTGTAATCCACACTGGATACCTCAAGCATTTGAAGACCGATGCCGAGATTGCCACCGTTATTGGCCATGAG GCCGCACATGTTGTTGCAAGGCATAGCATGGAGTTGTTGAGGTCAATTCCGTTCTACAAACTAATGCCCTTCTCACGAAG GGCCGAATTGGAGGCGGATCACATCGGATTAATGATAATGGCCGCTGCTGGTCTCAATCCACGCGTAGCCCCTGAGTTCCGCAAGAAGATTGGAGAGATCATTGGAGACACGAAATTAATGGACTACATCGGTACTCATCCTTCGTTTCAGACAAGGTCACGGTTGTTATCGCGAAAGGAGGTCATGGAGGAGGCGTTTGAGCTGTACAAacaagaac ATATTGATGTCTGA